The following coding sequences are from one Macaca nemestrina isolate mMacNem1 chromosome 1, mMacNem.hap1, whole genome shotgun sequence window:
- the C1H1orf167 gene encoding uncharacterized protein C1orf167 homolog isoform X1, with amino-acid sequence MRAAHLTRCLLDIWVGVEEVAGPAWAHLIKQTRPLTVGWTKDTPVPEPMELRSDASHKENVSPKPAVLLKPEQRRFRRSLGISLSSRHDQWVPGCQVERGGRAATPSPGAVLDQEPCRVQTNLASPGPRLGLALKDTTGRLVNSSVWQQSNLQPPARRCQGKAREFAIQQSNLSSRETSSPHLCPEPGGSFGPHKLPWGRLLSQEPLARPSPCLRQSRLPAPGTPSGDFRPTEAFAPLDGRTRPGLRFCGGLGSWRSRLVGEPLTLEDLAIPSQNQTRAPSHVAIQQLLASVRCLAQEAARLRCQAPQEPPRAVQQDLWTSSGQPLSAHQPLLASWDERRRCLRGQRKTAAFLKTPASLSDSWAQSKLMSPETTLGTLTGDSLNPGQGLPPAHPLGSGDSCSPTSPDGRAQKGDPSLPQGVGSRGAGPCSSAFSNTAWGVPPKQKGEEGAPRERVYREEERTAFHLPDTISASSASKNKAQNVVAPESEATCWQLLSRCFRSWRHLVKRQSDPVVAAVALGRWQLLRKGLQALWLREAQLEAACGRYTKILLAWSFREWRNLALQQKQVQPHVQAGPGSPPSRRAQGQGPSLGRSTVADLSQRSRLEHISPGSLSEEERAQWLLSHPGQRTDSRDERVQILEALQLAVFFLWCQQKERARQERESLRKATRATQTTGSFPHAWHFTAAGAAWVAPLSPQHQRAWLCRCFGAWQQFVQRGSQYRDHLADRRTGTLRKCLEQWVQMKQLRDSDGAKVTQLSLCRQKAGREALHTAGPAACGLGTVGQAQGLQEQGRGSLQDACRTLALCRALLLWKTRLFQCQWANSFLQGLQQRMLQCSLRWWHMRALGPDATSSYTKTPSAPEPMGSSTSQGSLEKVPRAPTLPETLQGSLLWAAGQRQQGQCFRLWRARAWQFQGTARWYQHTLQRRIFLSWSRWATAQGAWRELASHWAWDRSCRAVLGLWRRRLLQLRLVERWAQERGWRLARDALCHWHSSWQGQQFLHEKCQTWVQGHLQGLQRAVFRSWQQAAARQRRTVTWPEQLLLQSYFQAWCEVVRDTGVLRAQRQAFQDDLRRRALGAVFATWREAQAAAAGAQEQHVAQASLAHWRSCGQQGQEDGQPKKARAPQAFPAWPVAPDVHREAQQQEGESAGAQAARCWALWAPSCRGQVSQVHASWKLRAWVLEASTQSGACGGVQRAIVTQLRQAGLRRFLQMARLRVRLGLRAKAPGAGKVRPKPQGDLTLWPRMASRGSLLLDTPAPWKQTVSHSVAQAGMQWCNHSSLQPQPPGLKRSFHLSHTRSCWTQATGLVPPAPSLQCSLGGQRKPRGMAWAQRCGEHSLCPAFQLWPQWPGQSSWVPGLPLWMRDQGPRGHSSPEPRALKAQSEAHKRRLGRKYLQRRWLKALLRGLRGSQQARCLAAAWQHWVDAQGAEQLARTLLREWHLRSAWRTWWQRILRLRVAQQLKQQEDGWVLSQAFKKWHQRLAARSPRRGAASSPRPWSKPGPKGPESGQKPPEPRGVGGLGQSMGPSCSCDVFPENKKQN; translated from the exons ATGAGGGCCGCTCACCTCACGAGATGCCTGTTAGACATCTGGGTAGGCGTGGAGGAGGTCGCTGGACCTGCATG GGCCCATCTTATTAAACAGACCAGGCCACTCACTGTGGGGTGGACCAAGGACACCCCTGTCCCTGAGCCCATGGAGCTAAGGTCTGATGCCAGCCACAAGGAGAATGTGTCCCCAAAGCCTGCAGTGCTCCTGAAGCCAG AGCAACGAAGATTCCGGAGGAGCCTGGGCATCAGCCTGAGCAGTAGACATGACCAGTGGGTGCCCGGGTGCCAGGTGGAGAGGGGAGGGCGTGCTGCCACACCCTCCCCAGGGGCGGTGCTAGACCAGGAGCCCTGCCGagtccagaccaacctggccagcccTGGTCCCCGCCTGGGCCTAGCCCTGAAGGACACGACTGGCCGACTGGTAAATTCAAgcgtctggcaacagagcaaccTGCAGCCTCCAGCCCGGAGGTGCCAAGGGAAGGCTCGAGAGTTTGCCATTCAGCAGAGCAACCTGAGCAGCAGGGAGACCAGCAGCCCCCACCTCTGCCCAGAGCCTGGGGGGAGCTTTGGGCCCCACAAGCTGCCCTGGGGTCGTCTCCTATCCCAGGAGCCACTGGCTCGCCCATCTCCCTGTCTGAGGCAGTCCAGGCTGCCGGCCCCAGGCACCCCTAGCGGGGACTTCAGGCCCACTGAAGCCTTTGCCCCTCTTGATGGGCGCACACGGCCAGGCCTCAGATTCTGCGGTGGCCTGGGGAGCTGGAGGTCCAGGCTGGTGGGGGAGCCTCTCACCCTGGAGGACCTGGCTATCCCCAGTCAGAACCAGACTCGGGCCCCATCCCATGTTGCCATCCAGCAGCTGCTGGCTTCTGTACGTTGCCTGGCGCAGGAGGCAGCCAGACTCAGGTGCCAGGCACCCCAGGAACCTCCCCGTGCTGTGCAGCAGGACCTCTGGACCAGCAGTGGCCAGCCACTCTCCGCCCACCAGCCTCTCCTTGCTTCCTGGGATGAGAGGCGGAGATGCCTTCGAGGCCAAAGGAAAACTGCAGCTTTCTTGAAGACCCCGGCTAGTCTCTCAGACTCTTGGGCACAAAGCAAGCTAATGTCACCTGAGACCACTCTGGGGACACTGACTGGGGACTCCCTTAATCCTGGGCAGGGGCTCCCTCCCGCCCACCCCCTAGGGTCAGGGGACAGCTGCTCCCCCACGTCTCCAGATGGCAGGGCACAGAAGGGTGACCCCAGTCTCCCTCAAGGGGTGGGAAGCAGGGGGGCCGGCCCCTGTTCCTCAGCCTTCTCCAACACAGCCTGGGGAGTCCCACCCAagcagaaaggagaggagggggcccCGAGGGAGCGGGTCtacagggaggaggagaggacgGCTTTCCATCTGCCAGACACAATCTCAGCGAGCAGTGCCTCGAAG AACAAGGCACAAAACGTTGTAGCCCCAGAGTCTGAGGCAACCTG CTGGCAGCTGTTGTCCAGATGTTTTCGATCCTGGAGGCACTTGGTGAAGAGGCAGTCGGATCCAGTGGTGGCGGCAGTGGCACTGGGCCGCTGGCAGCTGTTGCGAAAGGGCCTTCAGGCCCTGTGGCTCCGGGAGGCTCAGCTGGAGGCAGCATGCGGGCGGTACACAAAGATTCTGCTGGCCTGGAGCTTCCGAGAG tggagaaacctggcttTACAGCAGAAACAAGTACAGCCCCATGTGCAGGCTGGGCCAGGGTCCCCGCCCTCCAGGAGAGCCCAGGGCCAAGGCCCCTCCTTGGGAAGAAGCACAGTGGCGGACCTCTCCCAGAGAAGCAGGCTGGAACACATCAG TCCAGGAAGTCTGAGCGAGGAGGAGAGAGCTCAGTGGCTTCTGTCACATCCTGGGCAGAGAACAGACAGCAGAGATGAGAGAGTCCAGATACTGGAGGCTCTGCAACTGGCGG TCTTCTTCCTGTGGTGCCAACAGAAGGAACGGGCCAGACAGGAGAGGGAGAGTCTGCGGAAGGCCACCAGGGCCACACAGACGACAGGGAGCTTCCCCCATGCCTGGCACTTTACTGCTGCAGGTGCAGCCTGGGTGGCGCCACTGAGCCCCCAGCACCAGAGAGCTTGGCTGTGCAG GTGCTTTGGGGCCTGGCAGCAGTTCGTGCAAAGAGGGTCCCAGTACCGAGACCACCTGGCTGACCGCCGGACGGGGACCCTGAGGAAATGCCTGGAACAGTGGGTGCAGATGAAACAGCTCCGGGACTCAGATGGGGCAAAGGTGACCCAGCTGTCCCTCTGCCGGCAGAAAGCAG GACGTGAGGCTCTCCACACTGCAGGCCCTGCAGCCTGTGGCCTGGGTACAGTGGGCCAGGCCCAAGGGCTGCAGGAGCAAGGCCGGGGCTCTCTGCAGGATGCTTGCCGGACACTGGCCCTCTGCCGGGCGCTGCTGCTGTGGAAGACGCGGCTTTTCCAGTGCCAGTGGGCCAA CTCCTTCCTCCAGGGCCTGCAGCAGCGGATGCTGCAGTGCAGCCTGAGATGGTGGCACATGAGGGCATTGGGCCCAGATGCCACATCAAGCTACACCAAGACACCCTCGGCTCCGGAGCCAATGGGCAGCAGCACATCCCAAGGCTCTCTGGAGAAG GTTCCCAGGGCCCCCACCCTCCCGGAGACTCTCCAGGGGAGCCTTCTGTGGGCAGCTGGGCAGCGGCAGCAGGGGCAGTGCTTTCGGCTCTGGCGGGCACGGGCCTGGCAGTTCCAGGGCACAGCCAGGTGGTACCAGCATACCCTCCAGAGGCG CATCTTCCTCAGCTGGAGCCGCTGGGCAACAGCCCAAGGGGCCTGGAGAGAGCTGGCTTCCCACTGGGCCTGGGATCGGAGCTGCAGGGCTGTGCTGGGCCTGTGGCGTCGGCGGCTGCTGCAGTTGCGGCTGGTGGAGAGGTGGGCCCAGGAGCGGGGCTGGCGACTGGCACGAGATGCCCTATGCCACTGGCACTCCTCTTGGCAGG GACAGCAGTTCCTGCATGAAAAGTGCCAGACGTGGGTGCAGGGCCACCTCCAGGGTCTGCAGAGGGCTGTGTTTCGGAGCTGGCAGCAGGCAGCAGCTCGTCAGAGACGCACAGTGACCTGGCCAGAGCAACTGCTACTGCAGAG CTACTTCCAGGCCTGGTGTGAGGTTGTAAGAGACACAGGGGTGCTCCGGGCCCAGCGTCAAGCCTTTCAGGATGACCTGAGGAGAAGGGCACTGGGGGCCGTGTTTGCCACATGGCGGGAAGCCCAGGCAGCTGCAGCCGGGGCACAGGAACAGCATGTGGCCCAGGCCTCCCTTGCCCACTGGAGAAGCTGCGGGCAGCAAGGCCAGGAAGATGGGCAGCCAAAGAAGGCCCGGGCCCCGCAGGCCTTCCCAGCATGGCCAGTGGCCCCGGACGTGCACCGTGAGGCCcagcagcaggaaggagagagtGCTGGGGCCCAGGCAGCCCggtgctgggcactgtgggcGCCCAGCTGTCGGGGCCAGGTCAGCCAAGTCCATGCTTCCTGGAAGCTGCGAGCCTG GGTCCTAGAGGCCTCGACGCAGTCGGGGGCTTGCGGCGGTGTCCAACGAGCCATCGTCACCCAGCTCCGGCAGGCTGGGCTCAGACGCTTCCTGCAGATGGCGCGGCTCAGGGTGCGGCTTGGACTGCGGGCCAAGGCCCCAGGGGCCGGCAAGGTCCGCCCCAAGCCCCAGGGTGACCTCACGCTCTGGCCCCGGATGGCCAGCAGGGGGAGCCTGCTGCTGGACACCCCAGCCCCTTGGAAGCAG acagtgtctcactctgttgcccaggccggaatgcaatggtgcaatcacagctctctgcagcctcaacctccagggctcaaacgatccttccacctcagccac ACCCGCAGCTGCTGGACACAGGCCACAGGGCTGGTGCCGCCCGCGCCAtcactgcagtgcagcctgggtgGACAGAGGAAGCCAAGGGGAATGGCCTGGGCTCAGA GGTGCGGAGAACATTCTCTCTGCCCTGCCTTCCAGCTCTGGCCGCAGTGGCCTGGACAGAGTAGCTGGGTCCCAGGCCTGCCCCTGTGGATGAGGGACCAGGGACCAAGAGGACACTCCAGCCCTGAGCCCAGGGCCCTCAAAGCCCAAAGCGAGGCTCATaaaaggaggctggg GAGGAAGTACCTGCAGCGCCGGTGGCTTAAGGCACTGCTTCGTGGGCTGCGGGGTTCCCAGCAGGCCAGGTGCCTGGCAGCAGCATGGCAGCACTGGGTGGATGCCCAAGGGGCAGAACAGCTGGCACGGACCCTG CTCAGAGAGTGGCACCTGAGATCGGCCTGGCGGACGTGGTGGCAGCGGATCCTGCGACTGCGAGTGGCTCAGCAGTTAAAGCAGCAGGAAGATGGCTGGGTCCTTTCCCAG GCCTTTAAGAAGTGGCACCAACGCCTGGCAGCCAGAAGCCCAAGGAGAGGAGCTGCCAGTAGCCCAAGACCCTGGAGCAAGCCAGGCCCTAAGGGCCCTGAGAGTGGACAGAAGCCGCCGGAGCCCCGCGGGGTTGGGGGCTTGGGGCAGAGCATGGGGCCCAGCTGCAGCTGTGACGTGTTCCCAGAGAATAAAAAACAGAACTGA
- the C1H1orf167 gene encoding uncharacterized protein C1orf167 homolog isoform X2, whose amino-acid sequence MRAAHLTRCLLDIWVGVEEVAGPAWAHLIKQTRPLTVGWTKDTPVPEPMELRSDASHKENVSPKPAVLLKPEQRRFRRSLGISLSSRHDQWVPGCQVERGGRAATPSPGAVLDQEPCRVQTNLASPGPRLGLALKDTTGRLVNSSVWQQSNLQPPARRCQGKAREFAIQQSNLSSRETSSPHLCPEPGGSFGPHKLPWGRLLSQEPLARPSPCLRQSRLPAPGTPSGDFRPTEAFAPLDGRTRPGLRFCGGLGSWRSRLVGEPLTLEDLAIPSQNQTRAPSHVAIQQLLASVRCLAQEAARLRCQAPQEPPRAVQQDLWTSSGQPLSAHQPLLASWDERRRCLRGQRKTAAFLKTPASLSDSWAQSKLMSPETTLGTLTGDSLNPGQGLPPAHPLGSGDSCSPTSPDGRAQKGDPSLPQGVGSRGAGPCSSAFSNTAWGVPPKQKGEEGAPRERVYREEERTAFHLPDTISASSASKNKAQNVVAPESEATCWQLLSRCFRSWRHLVKRQSDPVVAAVALGRWQLLRKGLQALWLREAQLEAACGRYTKILLAWSFREWRNLALQQKQVQPHVQAGPGSPPSRRAQGQGPSLGRSTVADLSQRSRLEHISPGSLSEEERAQWLLSHPGQRTDSRDERVQILEALQLAVFFLWCQQKERARQERESLRKATRATQTTGSFPHAWHFTAAGAAWVAPLSPQHQRAWLCRCFGAWQQFVQRGSQYRDHLADRRTGTLRKCLEQWVQMKQLRDSDGAKVTQLSLCRQKAGREALHTAGPAACGLGTVGQAQGLQEQGRGSLQDACRTLALCRALLLWKTRLFQCQWANSFLQGLQQRMLQCSLRWWHMRALGPDATSSYTKTPSAPEPMGSSTSQGSLEKVPRAPTLPETLQGSLLWAAGQRQQGQCFRLWRARAWQFQGTARWYQHTLQRRIFLSWSRWATAQGAWRELASHWAWDRSCRAVLGLWRRRLLQLRLVERWAQERGWRLARDALCHWHSSWQGQQFLHEKCQTWVQGHLQGLQRAVFRSWQQAAARQRRTVTWPEQLLLQSYFQAWCEVVRDTGVLRAQRQAFQDDLRRRALGAVFATWREAQAAAAGAQEQHVAQASLAHWRSCGQQGQEDGQPKKARAPQAFPAWPVAPDVHREAQQQEGESAGAQAARCWALWAPSCRGQVSQVHASWKLRAWVLEASTQSGACGGVQRAIVTQLRQAGLRRFLQMARLRVRLGLRAKAPGAGKVRPKPQGDLTLWPRMASRGSLLLDTPAPWKQTRSCWTQATGLVPPAPSLQCSLGGQRKPRGMAWAQRCGEHSLCPAFQLWPQWPGQSSWVPGLPLWMRDQGPRGHSSPEPRALKAQSEAHKRRLGRKYLQRRWLKALLRGLRGSQQARCLAAAWQHWVDAQGAEQLARTLLREWHLRSAWRTWWQRILRLRVAQQLKQQEDGWVLSQAFKKWHQRLAARSPRRGAASSPRPWSKPGPKGPESGQKPPEPRGVGGLGQSMGPSCSCDVFPENKKQN is encoded by the exons ATGAGGGCCGCTCACCTCACGAGATGCCTGTTAGACATCTGGGTAGGCGTGGAGGAGGTCGCTGGACCTGCATG GGCCCATCTTATTAAACAGACCAGGCCACTCACTGTGGGGTGGACCAAGGACACCCCTGTCCCTGAGCCCATGGAGCTAAGGTCTGATGCCAGCCACAAGGAGAATGTGTCCCCAAAGCCTGCAGTGCTCCTGAAGCCAG AGCAACGAAGATTCCGGAGGAGCCTGGGCATCAGCCTGAGCAGTAGACATGACCAGTGGGTGCCCGGGTGCCAGGTGGAGAGGGGAGGGCGTGCTGCCACACCCTCCCCAGGGGCGGTGCTAGACCAGGAGCCCTGCCGagtccagaccaacctggccagcccTGGTCCCCGCCTGGGCCTAGCCCTGAAGGACACGACTGGCCGACTGGTAAATTCAAgcgtctggcaacagagcaaccTGCAGCCTCCAGCCCGGAGGTGCCAAGGGAAGGCTCGAGAGTTTGCCATTCAGCAGAGCAACCTGAGCAGCAGGGAGACCAGCAGCCCCCACCTCTGCCCAGAGCCTGGGGGGAGCTTTGGGCCCCACAAGCTGCCCTGGGGTCGTCTCCTATCCCAGGAGCCACTGGCTCGCCCATCTCCCTGTCTGAGGCAGTCCAGGCTGCCGGCCCCAGGCACCCCTAGCGGGGACTTCAGGCCCACTGAAGCCTTTGCCCCTCTTGATGGGCGCACACGGCCAGGCCTCAGATTCTGCGGTGGCCTGGGGAGCTGGAGGTCCAGGCTGGTGGGGGAGCCTCTCACCCTGGAGGACCTGGCTATCCCCAGTCAGAACCAGACTCGGGCCCCATCCCATGTTGCCATCCAGCAGCTGCTGGCTTCTGTACGTTGCCTGGCGCAGGAGGCAGCCAGACTCAGGTGCCAGGCACCCCAGGAACCTCCCCGTGCTGTGCAGCAGGACCTCTGGACCAGCAGTGGCCAGCCACTCTCCGCCCACCAGCCTCTCCTTGCTTCCTGGGATGAGAGGCGGAGATGCCTTCGAGGCCAAAGGAAAACTGCAGCTTTCTTGAAGACCCCGGCTAGTCTCTCAGACTCTTGGGCACAAAGCAAGCTAATGTCACCTGAGACCACTCTGGGGACACTGACTGGGGACTCCCTTAATCCTGGGCAGGGGCTCCCTCCCGCCCACCCCCTAGGGTCAGGGGACAGCTGCTCCCCCACGTCTCCAGATGGCAGGGCACAGAAGGGTGACCCCAGTCTCCCTCAAGGGGTGGGAAGCAGGGGGGCCGGCCCCTGTTCCTCAGCCTTCTCCAACACAGCCTGGGGAGTCCCACCCAagcagaaaggagaggagggggcccCGAGGGAGCGGGTCtacagggaggaggagaggacgGCTTTCCATCTGCCAGACACAATCTCAGCGAGCAGTGCCTCGAAG AACAAGGCACAAAACGTTGTAGCCCCAGAGTCTGAGGCAACCTG CTGGCAGCTGTTGTCCAGATGTTTTCGATCCTGGAGGCACTTGGTGAAGAGGCAGTCGGATCCAGTGGTGGCGGCAGTGGCACTGGGCCGCTGGCAGCTGTTGCGAAAGGGCCTTCAGGCCCTGTGGCTCCGGGAGGCTCAGCTGGAGGCAGCATGCGGGCGGTACACAAAGATTCTGCTGGCCTGGAGCTTCCGAGAG tggagaaacctggcttTACAGCAGAAACAAGTACAGCCCCATGTGCAGGCTGGGCCAGGGTCCCCGCCCTCCAGGAGAGCCCAGGGCCAAGGCCCCTCCTTGGGAAGAAGCACAGTGGCGGACCTCTCCCAGAGAAGCAGGCTGGAACACATCAG TCCAGGAAGTCTGAGCGAGGAGGAGAGAGCTCAGTGGCTTCTGTCACATCCTGGGCAGAGAACAGACAGCAGAGATGAGAGAGTCCAGATACTGGAGGCTCTGCAACTGGCGG TCTTCTTCCTGTGGTGCCAACAGAAGGAACGGGCCAGACAGGAGAGGGAGAGTCTGCGGAAGGCCACCAGGGCCACACAGACGACAGGGAGCTTCCCCCATGCCTGGCACTTTACTGCTGCAGGTGCAGCCTGGGTGGCGCCACTGAGCCCCCAGCACCAGAGAGCTTGGCTGTGCAG GTGCTTTGGGGCCTGGCAGCAGTTCGTGCAAAGAGGGTCCCAGTACCGAGACCACCTGGCTGACCGCCGGACGGGGACCCTGAGGAAATGCCTGGAACAGTGGGTGCAGATGAAACAGCTCCGGGACTCAGATGGGGCAAAGGTGACCCAGCTGTCCCTCTGCCGGCAGAAAGCAG GACGTGAGGCTCTCCACACTGCAGGCCCTGCAGCCTGTGGCCTGGGTACAGTGGGCCAGGCCCAAGGGCTGCAGGAGCAAGGCCGGGGCTCTCTGCAGGATGCTTGCCGGACACTGGCCCTCTGCCGGGCGCTGCTGCTGTGGAAGACGCGGCTTTTCCAGTGCCAGTGGGCCAA CTCCTTCCTCCAGGGCCTGCAGCAGCGGATGCTGCAGTGCAGCCTGAGATGGTGGCACATGAGGGCATTGGGCCCAGATGCCACATCAAGCTACACCAAGACACCCTCGGCTCCGGAGCCAATGGGCAGCAGCACATCCCAAGGCTCTCTGGAGAAG GTTCCCAGGGCCCCCACCCTCCCGGAGACTCTCCAGGGGAGCCTTCTGTGGGCAGCTGGGCAGCGGCAGCAGGGGCAGTGCTTTCGGCTCTGGCGGGCACGGGCCTGGCAGTTCCAGGGCACAGCCAGGTGGTACCAGCATACCCTCCAGAGGCG CATCTTCCTCAGCTGGAGCCGCTGGGCAACAGCCCAAGGGGCCTGGAGAGAGCTGGCTTCCCACTGGGCCTGGGATCGGAGCTGCAGGGCTGTGCTGGGCCTGTGGCGTCGGCGGCTGCTGCAGTTGCGGCTGGTGGAGAGGTGGGCCCAGGAGCGGGGCTGGCGACTGGCACGAGATGCCCTATGCCACTGGCACTCCTCTTGGCAGG GACAGCAGTTCCTGCATGAAAAGTGCCAGACGTGGGTGCAGGGCCACCTCCAGGGTCTGCAGAGGGCTGTGTTTCGGAGCTGGCAGCAGGCAGCAGCTCGTCAGAGACGCACAGTGACCTGGCCAGAGCAACTGCTACTGCAGAG CTACTTCCAGGCCTGGTGTGAGGTTGTAAGAGACACAGGGGTGCTCCGGGCCCAGCGTCAAGCCTTTCAGGATGACCTGAGGAGAAGGGCACTGGGGGCCGTGTTTGCCACATGGCGGGAAGCCCAGGCAGCTGCAGCCGGGGCACAGGAACAGCATGTGGCCCAGGCCTCCCTTGCCCACTGGAGAAGCTGCGGGCAGCAAGGCCAGGAAGATGGGCAGCCAAAGAAGGCCCGGGCCCCGCAGGCCTTCCCAGCATGGCCAGTGGCCCCGGACGTGCACCGTGAGGCCcagcagcaggaaggagagagtGCTGGGGCCCAGGCAGCCCggtgctgggcactgtgggcGCCCAGCTGTCGGGGCCAGGTCAGCCAAGTCCATGCTTCCTGGAAGCTGCGAGCCTG GGTCCTAGAGGCCTCGACGCAGTCGGGGGCTTGCGGCGGTGTCCAACGAGCCATCGTCACCCAGCTCCGGCAGGCTGGGCTCAGACGCTTCCTGCAGATGGCGCGGCTCAGGGTGCGGCTTGGACTGCGGGCCAAGGCCCCAGGGGCCGGCAAGGTCCGCCCCAAGCCCCAGGGTGACCTCACGCTCTGGCCCCGGATGGCCAGCAGGGGGAGCCTGCTGCTGGACACCCCAGCCCCTTGGAAGCAG ACCCGCAGCTGCTGGACACAGGCCACAGGGCTGGTGCCGCCCGCGCCAtcactgcagtgcagcctgggtgGACAGAGGAAGCCAAGGGGAATGGCCTGGGCTCAGA GGTGCGGAGAACATTCTCTCTGCCCTGCCTTCCAGCTCTGGCCGCAGTGGCCTGGACAGAGTAGCTGGGTCCCAGGCCTGCCCCTGTGGATGAGGGACCAGGGACCAAGAGGACACTCCAGCCCTGAGCCCAGGGCCCTCAAAGCCCAAAGCGAGGCTCATaaaaggaggctggg GAGGAAGTACCTGCAGCGCCGGTGGCTTAAGGCACTGCTTCGTGGGCTGCGGGGTTCCCAGCAGGCCAGGTGCCTGGCAGCAGCATGGCAGCACTGGGTGGATGCCCAAGGGGCAGAACAGCTGGCACGGACCCTG CTCAGAGAGTGGCACCTGAGATCGGCCTGGCGGACGTGGTGGCAGCGGATCCTGCGACTGCGAGTGGCTCAGCAGTTAAAGCAGCAGGAAGATGGCTGGGTCCTTTCCCAG GCCTTTAAGAAGTGGCACCAACGCCTGGCAGCCAGAAGCCCAAGGAGAGGAGCTGCCAGTAGCCCAAGACCCTGGAGCAAGCCAGGCCCTAAGGGCCCTGAGAGTGGACAGAAGCCGCCGGAGCCCCGCGGGGTTGGGGGCTTGGGGCAGAGCATGGGGCCCAGCTGCAGCTGTGACGTGTTCCCAGAGAATAAAAAACAGAACTGA